The following proteins are co-located in the Telopea speciosissima isolate NSW1024214 ecotype Mountain lineage chromosome 9, Tspe_v1, whole genome shotgun sequence genome:
- the LOC122639378 gene encoding aspartyl protease family protein 2-like, with amino-acid sequence MIFQKIVLFVLLLSLCFSPLNPAAAAHGQNGFKCNDSLLVGVVLPDHPGFNSDSSSANTGCLLSKTKKISSKLPVATMPEEEDDGYVVGREATYKGSLKLHLKHRSTTQKAQTEKKESVNEFTSRDLTRIHTLHRRIIERKNQKLPLTVLKQVPAPAAAPESIKAESMGNLVATLQSGVSLGSGEYFMDVFVGTPPKHFSLILDTGSDLNWIQCLPCHDCFEQNGPYYNPQESSSFHNISCHNPHCDLVSSPDPPRPCKSENQSCPYFYWYGDFSNTTGDFAVETFTINLTNPSGKSEFQKVENVMFGCGHWNRGLFHGAAGLLGLGRGPLSFSSQLRSLYGHTFSYCLVDRNSDLSVTSKLIFGEDKSLMSQPNLNFTSLVVGKENPVDTFYYVQIKSIVVGGEVLKIPAETWQLSSEGTGGTIIDSGTTLSYFADPAYQIIKEAFIKKVNGYSVVKDFPMLEPCYNVSGVEKLELPKFAILFEDGAVWNFPIENYFIRFDPEEIVCLAILGTPHSSLSILGNYQQQNFHILYDTKKSRLGFAPMKCSDL; translated from the coding sequence atgatttttcagAAGATTGTTCTCTTcgttcttctcctttccctctGCTTCTCTCCTTTGAATCCCGCTGCTGCAGCTCATGGCCAAAACGGGTTCAAGTGCAATGATTCTTTACTTGTTGGGGTAGTGCTCCCTGATCACCCAGGCTTCaattcagattcttcttcggccaACACAGGTTGTCTTCTATCAAAAACGAAGAAGATTTCGTCTAAACTCCCTGTAGCAACCAtgcctgaagaagaagatgatgggtATGTGGTAGGTAGAGAAGCAACCTATAAAGGGTCTCTGAAACTCCACCTCAAGCACAGATCAACAACTCAAAAAGCCcaaacagagaagaaggaaTCGGTCAATGAATTCACCTCCAGAGACCTCACCAGAATCCATACACTTCACAGGAGGATCATTGAGAGGAAGAACCAAAAGCTGCCATTGACGGTGCTTAAACAGGTTCCTGCACCAGCAGCGGCACCGGAATCTATTAAAGCTGAATCCATGGGCAACCTAGTGGCTACTCTGCAATCTGGGGTCAGCCTTGGATCCGGAGAGTACTTTATGGATGTTTTTGTGGGTACCCCTCCAAAGCATTTCTCTCTTATACTTGATACTGGTAGTGATCTAAATTGGATACAATGTCTTCCCTGCCATGACTGTTTTGAGCAGAATGGTCCCTATTACAACCCACaagaatcttcttcttttcacaATATAAGTTGCCATAACCCTCATTGTGACCTTGTATCCTCCCCTGATCCTCCACGaccctgcaaatctgagaaccagAGCTGCCCCTACTTCTATTGGTACGGCGACTTCTCGAACACCACTGGAGATTTCGCCGTCGAGACATTCACCATCAATCTCACCAACCCTTCTGGAAAGTCAGAATTCcagaaggttgagaatgttatGTTTGGATGTGGGCACTGGAACAGAGGCCTCTTTCATGGAGCAGCTGGATTATTAGGACTTGGGAGAGGCCCTCTCTCATTCTCCTCCCAACTTAGGTCACTCTATGGACACACTTTCTCCTACTGTCTTGTAGACAGGAACAGTGATTTGAGTGTTACTAGCAAGTTGATCTTTGGAGAAGACAAGAGTCTTATGAGCCAACCCAATTTGAATTTCACTTCATTGGTAGTTGGAAAGGAAAACCCAGTTGATACATTTTACTATGTTCAGATAAAATCGATCGTAGTCGGCGGTGAAGTCTTGAAAATCCCGGCGGAGACATGGCAGTTGTCGTCAGAGGGCACCGGAGGAACCATTATCGATTCCGGCACAACACTTAGTTACTTTGCTGATCCTGCATATCAGATTATTAAGGAGGCATTCATAAAGAAGGTGAATGGCTACTCTGTAGTGAAAGATTTTCCTATGTTGGAACCATGTTACAATGTGTCTGGAGTAGAGAAACTAGAGCTTCCCAAATTCGCAATTCTGTTTGAAGATGGAGCTGTATGGAATTTCCCGATCGAGAACTACTTCATCCGATTCGACCCTGAAGAGATTGTTTGTTTGGCGATTCTGGGTACTCCACATTCTTCTCTTTCGATACTGGGGAACTACCAGCAGCAGAACTTCCATATTTTGTATGATACAAAGAAATCTAGGCTGGGTTTTGCACCCATGAAGTGTTCTGATCTTTAA
- the LOC122638936 gene encoding uncharacterized mitochondrial protein AtMg00820-like, with amino-acid sequence MANKDVNWHKAMAVEFNALVQNGTWDLIPYTPGMNVVGCKWVYRVKPKSDGTIDRYKARLVAKGYNQEHGFDYDETFIVQCRDIWLTLSVAFSSPSESHLMSLNMALIDLEQKPDESVSLFLQRAKSIAEELSVAGHSLRPGAFNLHIY; translated from the exons ATGGCTAATAAAGATGTCAACTGGCACAAGGCAATGGCTGTTGAGTTTAATGCTCTTGTGCAAAATGGGACATGGGACTTGATTCCCTATACACCAGGTATGAATGTCgttggctgtaaatgggtgTACAGGGTCAAGCCTAAATCTGATGGAACCATAGACCGGTATAAGGCCCGTCTTGTTGCAAAGGGGTATAATCAGGAGCATGGTTTCGATTATGACGAGACCTTTATAGTCCAGTG CCGTGATATTTGGCTCACCTTGTCAGTAgccttctcctctccctctgAGAGCCATTTGATGTCTTTGAATATGGCATTGATTGATCTTGAACAGAAGCCGGACGAATCTGTGTCCCTCTTCCTGCAGCGTGCTAAGTCCATTGCTGAGGAATTATCTGTTGCTGGTCATTCCTTACGCCCTGGTGCCTTCAACCTTCATATTTATTGA
- the LOC122638938 gene encoding uncharacterized mitochondrial protein AtMg00810-like, translated as MATTTKFSNSGGALLFDPTKYRSVMGALQYVTLTRLDVSFVVNRACQFMHSPTEEHWQLAKRIIRYLKSTQSAGLLLEHSTSRSLQVFIDADWADFDANAGYLTGLDAQPSEYDDIGTKEPEAVFEEHGEDDGYLANLEVHSTNYDSIGVEDSKPVTEDHDDACPYDDYAFGAP; from the exons ATGGCTACCACTACCAAATTCTCTAATTCAGGGGGTGCTCTACTGTTTGATCCCACCAAGTATCGGTCAGTTATGGGTGCCCTACAGTATGTCACCCTCACTCGTCTAGACGTCTCTTTTGTAGTCAATCGTGCATGTCAGTTCATGCATTCCCCAACGGAGGAACATTGGCAGTTGGCCAAGCGCATTATTCGGTATTTGAAAAGCACCCAATCTGCTGGCCTGCTTCTTGAGCACTCCACATCTCGCTCTCTACAGGTCTTCAttgatgctgactgggccg attttgatgcaaatgcTGGTTATCTTACTGGACTTGATGCCCAACCTTCTGAGTACGATGATATTGGCACCAAGGAGCCTGAggctgtgtttgaggaacatggcgagg ATGACGGCTACTTGGCGAACCTTGAGGTTCATTCTACAAATTATGATTCTATTGGTGTGGAGGACTCGAAGCCAGTAACTGAGGATCACGACGACGCTTGTCCATATGATGACTATGCCTTCGGGGCACCATGA